The Anaerolineales bacterium region CGTCAACTCACGCCGAGCGGAGGCAATAGTCAAGGTCCGTCAATCTCACCCGATGGGCAGTGGGTTGTTTTCACTGCATATTTCGATCATTATGGCGACGATCACGGGTGCGAGATTTACATCATCCGCACAAACGGAACCGACCTGCGACGATTAACGAACAACAGTTATTGCGATTACCAACCGCGCTGGGGTCCGTGATGGGTTTATAATTCGATAGATCGTTGGGGATGCAGTTGCGCGAAGCGTGCATCCCGCTCGCAGTGCAACTGCTCGCGAACACAAATGCGAACATAAAATAGAGGAGGCTCTCATGGATCCCAAAGGCAAAGTTGTGATCGTGACGGGGGCGTCGTCAGGAATTGGCGAGGCGACCGCGCGTCAGTTCGGGCGCGAGGGATCGAAAGTCGTCCTCGCCGCGCGTCGTGTGGACAAACTCCAAGCGCTCGCCGACGAAATCAACCGCATGGGGTCTGGCGCGGAAACGCTCGTGGTGCAGGCAGACCTTTCCAAACTTGAAGATATTCAATCGCTCGTCAAACAAACAATGGATAAGTATGGGCGAATTGATATTCTCGTAAACAACGCCGGCTTTGGACGCATTGATTGGCTGGAGAAGCTCGACCCGGTGAAAGATATTCAGGGACAGTTCGATGTGAATGTGATGGGCGTGATCCAGACGACGCGGCAGGTGTTGCCAGTGATGATCCAGCAGAGATCTGGCTCGATCATCCAAATGTGCTCGATGGCAGGACTTGTCGCCACTCCAACCTATACGGTGTATGCCGCGTGCAAACATGCCGTGCATGGATTTTCCGAAGCGCTGAGGCGCGAAGTCAAACCGTGGGGCATAGATGTTTCAATGGTTTATCCAGGCGGCGTCGCGACCGAGTTCGGCGCGCATGCGGGCATCAACCGCAAGACAAAAGCGACAACGCCGAAATTCATGTTGCTCACCGCGGAGCAAGTGGCTGAAGCCGTTGTGTCGCTCGTCCGACGCCCGCGCAGGATGTGGATCATCCCATGGCTATGGTCGTTCACAGTCTGGATGAACCGCAACTTGAATGGGGTGGTGGATAACACGACCATCAATCGCTTCACCATCCCTGAGCGCGAAGAGGAATTGAACGCGAAATAAGTATGATCGACTCCAAACTTAAGGATTTAGCCACAGATTTCACGGATTCTCATGGATTGTAAAATTTTCATACCTATTCGTTTAAGACGAAAGCGGATCAGCTAATAACTGATCCGCTTTTTTCGTGTAAATCCGTGTAATCCGTGGCAAAAGCTTGAAGATTAAATTCGGGATGTGTCATGTTTAATCGGGTATGCCGTTTGGTTTCACATCCTTCAAATTCAATTGCAGATTTGTCCGCCCGTTCCATTCGTTGGCTTCGAGCGTGTACAACACGTCCACGCGCGGGGGCAGTGACTTTGCCATTCCGCCCATGCGGAATCCGATCGCGTCGTAGGTCAAGGCGGGACCGTCCTCGAGCGTGAGTTTCAAGTGCCTGCCCTCCGAGCCGACTGCGCGGAATGCTCTCACTTTCACATTGCGCGAGACGAAGATGGCGTCGGGGTTGCCGTAGCCTGTCGGCTCGAGAAACGAGAGATGTTTCAACACGCCGAAGTTCATATCGGCGAGGGGCAGTTCCATATCGGCGGAAAGTGTCTGGCGCAAATCCTTTCCGTCGAGTTTTTCTTTTGCAATTGATTTGAGCCGCGCAACTAACTCAGGCAGGTTTTCATTTTTCACGGTGAAGCCCGCCGCCGCGGCATGACCTCCGTGACGGACGAGCAAGTCTTTGCATAGATCCAACGCGTCGGTGATGTGGAATTCGGGAATAGAACGGCACGAGCCGCGCGTTTCGTCAGGTCCCTTCGCCGCGATGACCGACGGGCGGTAATACGTTTCCGTCAACCGCGAGGCCGCCAAGCCGA contains the following coding sequences:
- a CDS encoding SDR family oxidoreductase gives rise to the protein MDPKGKVVIVTGASSGIGEATARQFGREGSKVVLAARRVDKLQALADEINRMGSGAETLVVQADLSKLEDIQSLVKQTMDKYGRIDILVNNAGFGRIDWLEKLDPVKDIQGQFDVNVMGVIQTTRQVLPVMIQQRSGSIIQMCSMAGLVATPTYTVYAACKHAVHGFSEALRREVKPWGIDVSMVYPGGVATEFGAHAGINRKTKATTPKFMLLTAEQVAEAVVSLVRRPRRMWIIPWLWSFTVWMNRNLNGVVDNTTINRFTIPEREEELNAK